The proteins below are encoded in one region of Tolumonas auensis DSM 9187:
- the prfA gene encoding peptide chain release factor 1 produces MKETVIRKLEGLMERYEEVQALLGEPNVVSDQDKFRALTREYSQLGEVVAGFQQYQQAEADLQAIEEMLSGDDAEMKAMAQEELAEAKQLIERVEAELQVLLLPKDPKDDSNCFLEIRAGAGGDEAAIFAGDLFRMYSKYSERRGWRMEIMSTSDGEHGGYKEIIVRMEGDSVYGIMKFESGGHRVQRVPETESQGRVHTSACTVMVLPEIPEKEIPEINPADLRIDTFRASGAGGQHINKTDSAIRITHIPTGTVVECQDERSQHKNKARAMSVLAARLAQQEEDKRRAEADSTRRSILSTGDRSDRIRTYNYPQGRVSDHRINLTLYRLSEVMEGDLDSLLKPLQQEYQADQLAALSENN; encoded by the coding sequence ATGAAAGAAACAGTGATCAGAAAACTGGAAGGACTGATGGAGCGCTATGAAGAAGTTCAGGCGCTGCTGGGTGAACCGAATGTGGTTTCCGATCAGGATAAATTCCGTGCTCTGACCCGGGAATATTCGCAACTGGGTGAGGTGGTTGCGGGTTTCCAGCAATATCAGCAGGCAGAAGCTGATCTGCAAGCCATTGAAGAAATGTTGTCTGGCGATGATGCTGAAATGAAAGCGATGGCACAGGAAGAGCTGGCGGAAGCTAAACAGCTGATTGAACGTGTGGAAGCTGAATTACAGGTATTGTTGTTGCCGAAAGATCCAAAAGATGACAGCAACTGTTTCCTGGAAATCCGTGCCGGTGCCGGTGGTGACGAAGCGGCTATTTTTGCCGGAGATCTGTTCCGCATGTACTCCAAATATTCTGAACGTCGTGGCTGGCGCATGGAGATCATGAGCACCAGCGATGGCGAACATGGAGGCTATAAAGAGATCATCGTTCGCATGGAAGGCGACAGCGTTTACGGAATCATGAAGTTTGAATCCGGTGGTCATCGCGTACAACGTGTGCCGGAAACCGAATCTCAGGGCCGTGTACATACGTCTGCCTGTACAGTCATGGTGTTGCCGGAGATCCCGGAAAAAGAGATCCCGGAGATCAACCCGGCCGATCTGCGTATTGATACCTTCCGGGCCTCGGGTGCCGGTGGTCAGCACATCAACAAAACGGATTCTGCGATCCGTATTACCCATATTCCGACGGGCACGGTCGTTGAATGTCAGGATGAGCGTTCACAGCATAAGAACAAGGCGCGGGCGATGTCTGTTCTTGCCGCGCGTCTGGCGCAGCAGGAAGAAGACAAACGTCGTGCTGAAGCTGACTCGACACGTCGCAGTATTCTGAGTACCGGTGATCGTTCAGACCGTATCCGCACGTATAACTATCCACAGGGGCGAGTCAGTGATCACCGTATCAACCTGACGCTGTATCGTCTGTCAGAAGTGATGGAAGGTGATTTAGACAGCCTTCTCAAACCGCTGCAGCAGGAATATCAGGCCGATCAGCTGGCCGCGTTGTCAGAGAATAACTAA
- the prmC gene encoding peptide chain release factor N(5)-glutamine methyltransferase — protein MQIASLRQQLIQRFTDSDSAALDADCLLCAVLSCTRTYLRTWPEQELTPEQVAQVEQFAVRREQGEPVAYILGVREFWSLPLQVSPATLIPRPDTEALVEWALTLLSEQGQGQKALDLGTGTGAIALALKSEFPALAMWALEREPAALDLARRNAARLGFSVNFLASNWFSALNERNFQLIVSNPPYIDAADPHLAQGDVRFEPHSALVADEDGLADIRQIIDQAPEYLAAGGWLLLEHGWQQAEAVRDLLSSRGFQAVTTKSDLGGQDRVSGGQWPGDVAG, from the coding sequence ATGCAAATAGCTTCCCTGCGTCAGCAGTTAATCCAGCGGTTTACCGATAGTGACAGTGCCGCACTGGATGCGGACTGCCTGTTATGTGCCGTATTAAGTTGTACCCGTACTTATCTGCGTACCTGGCCGGAGCAGGAGCTGACACCGGAGCAGGTGGCGCAGGTTGAACAATTTGCTGTTCGTCGTGAACAGGGCGAGCCGGTTGCCTATATTCTCGGTGTGCGTGAATTCTGGTCACTGCCGTTACAGGTTTCCCCGGCGACACTGATCCCGCGTCCGGATACTGAGGCGCTGGTGGAATGGGCGCTGACGCTGTTGTCTGAACAAGGGCAAGGTCAGAAAGCACTGGATCTGGGAACGGGCACCGGCGCGATCGCTCTGGCACTGAAATCAGAGTTCCCGGCACTGGCAATGTGGGCGCTGGAACGTGAACCCGCCGCACTGGATCTGGCACGCCGCAATGCTGCCCGGCTGGGCTTTTCTGTTAATTTTCTGGCGAGTAACTGGTTTTCTGCGCTGAATGAGCGGAATTTCCAGCTGATTGTTTCCAATCCGCCATATATTGATGCCGCTGACCCGCATCTGGCTCAGGGTGATGTGCGCTTTGAGCCGCATTCAGCTTTAGTTGCTGATGAAGATGGTCTGGCGGATATCCGACAAATTATTGATCAGGCTCCGGAATATTTAGCCGCCGGTGGCTGGTTGCTGCTGGAGCACGGCTGGCAACAGGCTGAGGCTGTGCGTGACTTATTGTCGTCCCGTGGTTTTCAGGCAGTCACAACCAAATCGGATTTAGGTGGTCAGGATCGGGTTTCCGGCGGTCAGTGGCCCGGTGATGTTGCAGGGTAG
- a CDS encoding SirB1 family protein produces MNITHDTDFEGLDIAMLALMASEDVQDKPVLIDGLQRLRALCTELRPYITAPDDKGRREQLLHAFYHELQFSGDWQNYYAPENCLLDQVLMQRTGLPLTLGIVLMHLAHSIELPVRGVCFPGNFLLLFPESKPVLIDPFTGEEWDYEQQSLMLRATLGDLTRMDSKYTKETDQRQIMSRLLSVIKGCMLQSRCLPEALRCSEVLLAMNPDDPYEIRDRGLVYEQLECPQLAAHDYTYFIEQCPQDPVAAVLKVQLAMLDHDAIIFH; encoded by the coding sequence ATGAACATTACACACGATACTGATTTTGAAGGGCTGGATATTGCCATGCTGGCATTGATGGCCTCAGAAGATGTACAAGATAAACCGGTATTGATCGACGGATTGCAGCGGCTACGCGCTTTGTGTACAGAGCTCCGGCCGTATATTACGGCCCCTGATGATAAAGGGCGTCGTGAACAACTGTTGCATGCGTTCTATCATGAATTGCAATTTTCCGGTGACTGGCAGAATTACTATGCACCGGAAAACTGCCTGCTGGATCAGGTGCTGATGCAGCGCACTGGTTTGCCGCTCACGCTGGGTATCGTGTTAATGCATCTGGCTCATTCGATAGAATTGCCGGTGCGTGGTGTTTGCTTCCCTGGTAACTTCTTGCTGCTTTTCCCGGAAAGTAAGCCTGTATTAATCGATCCGTTTACCGGTGAAGAGTGGGATTATGAGCAGCAGTCATTAATGCTGCGAGCCACACTCGGTGACTTAACCCGGATGGATAGTAAATATACAAAAGAGACAGATCAGCGTCAGATAATGTCACGTTTATTGAGCGTGATTAAAGGTTGTATGTTACAAAGTCGTTGTTTGCCGGAGGCGTTACGCTGCAGCGAGGTTTTGCTGGCGATGAACCCCGATGACCCCTATGAAATCCGTGATCGCGGGCTGGTATATGAACAGCTGGAATGTCCGCAGCTGGCAGCTCATGATTACACCTATTTTATTGAACAATGTCCTCAGGATCCGGTTGCAGCCGTACTGAAAGTACAGCTGGCGATGCTGGATCATGACGCCATAATTTTTCACTGA
- the kdsA gene encoding 3-deoxy-8-phosphooctulonate synthase codes for MKQKVVQFNGINVANDQPFVLFGGMNVLESRDLAMSICETYVTVTEKLGIPLVFKASWDKANRSSVHSYRGPGMEEGLRIFEELKKTFGVSLITDVHETWQAKPIGEVVDVLQLPAFLARQTDLVEALAKTGNVINVKKPQFLSPGQVKNIVEKFAECGNDRIILCERGVNFGYDNLVVDMLGFGVMKDASQGSPVIFDVTHSLQCRDPLGAASSGRREQVTELARAGMAVGLAGLFIESHPDPEHARCDGPSALPLDKLEPFLQQMKAIDDLVKSFAPLETR; via the coding sequence ATGAAACAGAAAGTCGTTCAGTTTAACGGAATTAATGTTGCTAATGATCAGCCATTCGTACTGTTTGGTGGCATGAATGTACTGGAGTCACGGGATCTGGCGATGTCGATCTGTGAAACCTACGTCACCGTAACTGAAAAACTGGGCATCCCTTTGGTATTTAAAGCCAGCTGGGATAAAGCCAACCGCTCCTCAGTTCATTCCTACCGTGGTCCGGGTATGGAAGAAGGTCTGCGTATTTTTGAAGAACTGAAGAAAACCTTCGGTGTCAGCCTGATCACAGATGTGCATGAAACATGGCAAGCCAAACCGATCGGTGAAGTCGTGGATGTGCTGCAATTACCGGCCTTCTTGGCGCGTCAGACTGATCTGGTGGAAGCTCTGGCTAAAACAGGTAACGTGATTAACGTGAAAAAACCGCAGTTCCTGAGCCCGGGACAGGTTAAGAACATCGTTGAGAAATTCGCCGAATGCGGTAACGACCGTATTATTCTGTGTGAACGCGGTGTGAATTTCGGTTATGACAATCTGGTGGTCGACATGCTGGGCTTCGGCGTGATGAAAGATGCCAGCCAGGGCAGCCCGGTGATTTTTGACGTAACGCATTCCCTGCAGTGTCGTGACCCGCTGGGTGCGGCTTCAAGTGGTCGTCGTGAGCAAGTGACTGAACTGGCACGCGCTGGTATGGCGGTTGGTCTGGCTGGCTTGTTTATTGAGTCGCATCCTGATCCGGAACATGCACGTTGTGATGGTCCTAGTGCATTACCACTGGATAAGCTGGAGCCATTCCTGCAACAGATGAAAGCCATTGATGATCTTGTGAAGAGCTTCGCTCCGCTGGAAACCCGTTAA
- the tilS gene encoding tRNA lysidine(34) synthetase TilS, protein MSHHELEASVFSVLDQLIRPGHLLVGFSGGLDSRVLLELLARYISQRDGFSLQAVHVHHGLNPKADQWLTHCAQVCDVLTVPFIAKRVEIEKKARQSLEDLARQARYDVFRQNLPEGGVLLTAHHQDDQLETLLLALKRGSGPRGLSAMPVKTAFAGGHLVRPLLTFSRQQLSDWAISQQLSWIEDDSNQDDRFDRNFLRQKVIPLLRQRWPEITATASRTAGLCAEQETLLDEIAQQDLMASQHPDGSLDISLLDNLSLARRHQLLRFWLRQRTGTVPSQVQLQKIWPEVALAREDATPELVWQKGIIRRYQHRLYQVNADVSTPIIPSILRLQIDMPLSLPGGILTLRSDHSAHAQLRMPVPNEQLTVVFNLPGSVKVHPVGRQHSRELKKLWQEYGVAPWLRSTVPVICYQDKVAAAAGVFICQEYCCPEDRNGLRIDWQPNS, encoded by the coding sequence GTGAGTCATCATGAATTGGAAGCAAGTGTCTTTTCTGTGCTGGATCAGCTGATCCGGCCCGGGCACTTACTGGTTGGATTCAGCGGCGGCCTCGATTCCCGCGTGTTACTTGAATTGCTGGCCCGTTATATATCTCAGCGAGACGGCTTTTCCCTGCAGGCAGTGCATGTGCATCATGGTTTAAATCCTAAGGCTGACCAATGGCTGACCCATTGCGCGCAGGTTTGCGATGTACTGACAGTACCATTCATAGCAAAACGTGTTGAAATTGAGAAAAAGGCCCGGCAAAGTCTTGAGGATCTTGCCCGTCAGGCCCGCTACGACGTTTTTCGCCAAAACCTCCCGGAAGGTGGTGTCTTACTCACCGCGCACCATCAGGATGATCAGCTGGAAACTTTGCTGCTGGCCCTGAAGCGGGGCTCCGGTCCCCGTGGCTTATCCGCAATGCCGGTAAAAACTGCATTTGCTGGCGGACACCTTGTGCGACCTTTACTTACCTTCAGCCGGCAACAATTGTCTGACTGGGCCATCAGTCAGCAGTTAAGCTGGATTGAGGATGACAGTAATCAGGATGATCGTTTTGATCGCAATTTCCTGCGTCAGAAAGTGATCCCCTTACTGCGTCAGCGCTGGCCGGAGATCACCGCGACAGCCAGCCGTACCGCAGGCTTATGCGCAGAACAGGAAACCTTGCTGGATGAAATCGCACAACAGGATCTGATGGCAAGTCAGCATCCGGACGGAAGTTTGGATATCAGCCTGCTGGACAATCTTTCGCTGGCACGACGTCATCAGTTGCTGCGTTTCTGGTTGCGACAGCGGACCGGCACGGTTCCGTCGCAGGTTCAATTGCAGAAGATCTGGCCGGAAGTTGCATTAGCCCGGGAAGATGCCACACCGGAGCTAGTCTGGCAGAAAGGGATTATCCGGCGATATCAGCACCGGTTGTATCAGGTGAATGCGGATGTCAGCACACCGATCATTCCATCTATACTGAGACTGCAGATTGATATGCCATTGTCTTTACCTGGCGGTATTTTGACCTTGCGTTCTGATCATTCCGCACATGCTCAGCTGCGTATGCCAGTCCCCAATGAACAGCTAACAGTGGTATTTAATTTACCGGGCTCGGTGAAGGTCCATCCTGTCGGACGTCAACATTCCAGAGAATTAAAGAAGCTCTGGCAGGAGTATGGTGTAGCGCCCTGGTTACGCAGCACCGTGCCGGTGATTTGTTATCAGGATAAGGTTGCCGCAGCAGCTGGCGTGTTTATTTGTCAGGAATATTGTTGCCCGGAAGATAGAAATGGTCTCCGGATTGATTGGCAGCCAAATAGCTGA
- a CDS encoding proline--tRNA ligase — protein sequence MRTSQYLLSTLKETPNDAEVISHQLMLRAGMIRKLASGLYTWLPTGLRVLHKVEAIVREEMNKAGAIEVSMPVVQPAELWQESGRWEQYGPELCRLTDRHNRPFVLGPTHEEVVTALVRYEVNSYKQLPLNLYQIQTKFRDEVRPRFGVMRGREFTMKDAYSFHMNKESLIETYGKMHQAYCNIFSRMGLDFRPVLADTGSIGGTGSHEFHVLANSGEDLIAFSTESDYAANVEMAEALAPAGERPAPTESATKIATPNAHTIAEVSAYLKVAEQQTLKTLLVKGEEDEQGKAGVIALVLRGDHELNEIKAEKIAGVAAPLTFASEEEIRAVAGCDAGSIGPQNLQCRVIVDRSAAHLADFVCGANENDFHMTGMNWDRDVQGYEVADIRNVVEGDPSPCGKGTLLLKRGIEVGHIFQLGTKYSEAMNATVLNEAGKATVMEMGCYGIGVTRVVAAAIEQNFDDRGIIWTDSIAPFQVVIIPMNMHKSERVQELAERFYNELQAAGVEVLLDDRKERPGVMFADMELIGIPHSIVIGDRSIDNGVVEYKYRRSGDKTEVAIDEIIAKIKAQLNK from the coding sequence ATGCGTACCAGCCAATATCTGCTTTCCACGCTCAAAGAAACACCGAATGATGCAGAAGTGATCAGCCATCAACTTATGCTGCGTGCCGGAATGATCCGGAAACTGGCTTCCGGCCTGTACACCTGGCTGCCAACCGGTCTGCGAGTGTTACACAAAGTTGAAGCTATCGTGCGTGAAGAAATGAATAAGGCAGGTGCAATTGAGGTTTCTATGCCTGTCGTTCAGCCAGCAGAATTATGGCAGGAATCAGGCCGCTGGGAACAATATGGTCCGGAACTGTGCCGTCTGACGGACCGTCACAACCGTCCTTTTGTATTAGGCCCGACACATGAAGAAGTTGTCACTGCGCTGGTCCGCTATGAAGTAAACAGTTACAAACAACTGCCACTGAATCTGTATCAGATCCAGACCAAATTCCGTGACGAAGTCCGTCCGCGTTTCGGTGTTATGCGTGGCCGTGAGTTCACCATGAAAGATGCTTACTCTTTCCATATGAACAAAGAAAGCCTGATCGAAACCTACGGCAAAATGCATCAGGCCTACTGCAATATTTTCTCTCGCATGGGGCTGGATTTCCGTCCTGTGCTGGCAGATACCGGCTCTATCGGTGGTACTGGCTCACACGAATTCCACGTTCTGGCCAACAGCGGTGAAGACCTGATTGCTTTCTCTACCGAATCTGATTACGCCGCTAACGTTGAAATGGCGGAAGCACTGGCCCCAGCCGGTGAGCGTCCTGCACCAACCGAATCTGCAACCAAAATCGCCACACCAAATGCGCATACTATCGCTGAAGTATCGGCTTACCTGAAAGTGGCTGAACAGCAAACGCTTAAAACATTGCTGGTCAAAGGTGAAGAAGACGAACAAGGTAAAGCTGGTGTCATCGCGCTGGTATTGCGTGGCGACCATGAGCTGAACGAAATCAAAGCAGAAAAAATTGCTGGTGTTGCTGCGCCACTGACGTTTGCCAGTGAAGAAGAGATCCGTGCCGTTGCCGGTTGTGATGCCGGTTCTATCGGCCCGCAAAATCTGCAGTGTCGTGTGATTGTTGATCGTAGCGCCGCTCATCTGGCTGATTTTGTTTGTGGTGCAAACGAAAACGATTTCCACATGACCGGTATGAACTGGGATCGCGATGTTCAGGGCTATGAAGTTGCCGACATCCGTAACGTTGTGGAAGGTGATCCAAGCCCATGCGGTAAAGGCACTCTGCTGCTGAAACGTGGTATCGAAGTAGGTCATATTTTCCAGCTCGGCACTAAATACTCCGAAGCGATGAACGCGACCGTACTGAATGAAGCCGGTAAAGCAACCGTCATGGAAATGGGTTGCTATGGTATCGGTGTTACCCGTGTGGTAGCAGCAGCCATTGAACAGAACTTTGATGATCGCGGCATTATCTGGACCGACTCTATCGCGCCATTCCAGGTGGTTATCATTCCAATGAACATGCATAAATCAGAGCGTGTACAGGAATTGGCAGAACGTTTCTACAATGAACTGCAGGCTGCAGGTGTAGAAGTACTGCTGGATGATCGCAAAGAGCGTCCGGGCGTGATGTTTGCCGATATGGAACTGATTGGTATTCCTCACTCTATCGTGATTGGCGACCGCAGTATTGATAACGGTGTTGTTGAATACAAATACCGTCGTAGCGGTGATAAAACTGAAGTTGCTATTGACGAGATCATTGCGAAAATCAAAGCGCAACTGAACAAGTAA
- a CDS encoding phosphatase, producing the protein MRYQVDTHTHTLASSHAYSTIHDYIAEAKRKGIVLFATTDHGPDMADAPHAWHFINSRVIPRMVDGVGILRGIEANIKDEFGEIDCNEKMLNELDIVLAGFHEQVFAPKDRDTNTRAMINAMKKGLVHVITHPGNPKFPVDIHAIAEAAAKYNVALEINNSSFLHSRVGSDVNCTAIAKAVRDAGGWVSMGSDSHIAYSLGDLEMSQAILDDVDFPADRVLNRSPRVLLDFLESRGKPHIPEFAGL; encoded by the coding sequence ATGCGCTATCAGGTCGATACCCACACTCATACCCTGGCCAGCTCACACGCCTACAGCACGATTCATGATTATATTGCCGAAGCCAAACGCAAAGGCATCGTCTTATTCGCTACCACCGACCACGGTCCGGACATGGCCGATGCACCACATGCCTGGCATTTCATCAATTCACGGGTAATCCCGCGAATGGTGGATGGGGTCGGTATTCTGCGTGGCATCGAAGCCAACATCAAAGATGAATTCGGTGAAATTGACTGCAATGAAAAAATGCTGAATGAGTTAGATATTGTTCTGGCTGGTTTTCATGAACAGGTTTTTGCACCGAAAGATCGTGATACCAATACCCGGGCCATGATCAACGCGATGAAAAAAGGTCTGGTCCATGTGATCACCCATCCGGGTAATCCAAAATTTCCGGTTGATATCCATGCTATTGCTGAAGCAGCAGCAAAATATAACGTTGCTCTGGAGATCAATAATTCCTCATTTCTGCATTCACGGGTCGGCAGTGATGTTAACTGTACAGCCATTGCCAAAGCGGTGCGTGATGCCGGTGGCTGGGTGAGTATGGGCTCCGATTCACATATTGCATACAGTCTGGGTGATCTGGAGATGAGTCAGGCTATTCTGGATGATGTCGATTTTCCGGCTGACAGAGTGCTGAACCGTAGCCCCCGCGTATTATTGGATTTTCTTGAATCCCGTGGTAAACCGCATATTCCCGAATTTGCAGGTTTATAG
- the tsaA gene encoding tRNA (N6-threonylcarbamoyladenosine(37)-N6)-methyltransferase TrmO yields MSEVVATQAITLSTIGVIHSPYQEKFAVPRQPGLVTAINAQLELLPPYNDPHCVRGLEEFSHLWLMFLFHENGTNEWHPTVRPPRLGGNQRVGVFASRSPFRPNPVGLSVVELKAIHQQGNRVWLELGGVDLVNGTPVIDIKPYLPFVDSLPQARGGFAPEAPVTMPVSFTEEMDIRCQKISVTHPGFKEFLQQVIAQDPRPAYRKQNDDDKIYGVRLLTFNINWQVKNGIATICAITDIG; encoded by the coding sequence ATGTCTGAGGTTGTGGCAACTCAAGCAATCACCCTGTCTACAATCGGGGTGATCCATTCTCCTTATCAGGAAAAGTTTGCTGTTCCGCGGCAGCCGGGACTGGTTACGGCGATCAATGCACAGCTGGAATTGTTACCACCATATAACGATCCCCATTGTGTGCGCGGACTGGAAGAGTTCAGTCACTTATGGCTGATGTTTCTGTTTCATGAAAATGGAACAAATGAATGGCATCCTACGGTTCGTCCTCCCCGGTTAGGTGGTAATCAGCGCGTAGGCGTATTTGCGTCGCGTAGCCCTTTCCGTCCTAATCCGGTGGGATTATCTGTGGTTGAGTTAAAAGCAATTCACCAACAAGGCAACCGGGTATGGCTGGAACTGGGTGGCGTTGATTTGGTCAATGGAACACCGGTGATAGACATTAAGCCCTATCTTCCGTTTGTTGACAGTCTGCCCCAGGCTCGCGGCGGTTTTGCGCCGGAAGCGCCGGTGACAATGCCGGTCAGTTTTACCGAAGAAATGGATATCCGTTGTCAGAAAATCTCGGTAACCCACCCGGGATTTAAAGAATTCCTGCAGCAGGTGATCGCACAGGATCCACGGCCGGCCTACCGCAAGCAGAATGATGACGATAAAATATACGGTGTCCGCTTGCTGACATTTAATATCAACTGGCAAGTAAAAAATGGAATTGCCACCATTTGTGCCATTACAGATATCGGATAA
- the rcsF gene encoding Rcs stress response system protein RcsF — protein sequence MKTLPFTALMLTMLSGCSLFQVNTNLDKENFTEYFKPSSVAVMDKAQLLDADATPVGTVEGESCQSDTTQPVPNITDAQTDARRKAADMGGNAVVFGKCAVVPPSSECISSLVCYGQVYQVKDSE from the coding sequence ATGAAAACGCTGCCCTTTACCGCCCTGATGCTTACTATGCTAAGCGGCTGTAGCCTGTTTCAGGTAAATACCAATCTCGATAAAGAAAACTTCACCGAATATTTTAAACCAAGCTCAGTGGCCGTGATGGATAAGGCACAGTTACTGGATGCAGATGCAACACCGGTTGGTACTGTGGAAGGTGAATCCTGTCAGAGCGATACTACTCAGCCAGTTCCTAATATTACTGATGCGCAGACCGATGCCCGACGAAAAGCAGCAGATATGGGCGGTAATGCCGTGGTATTCGGCAAATGCGCGGTTGTGCCGCCATCTTCTGAATGTATATCCAGCCTGGTTTGTTATGGTCAGGTCTATCAGGTTAAAGACAGCGAATAA
- the cydC gene encoding heme ABC transporter ATP-binding protein/permease CydC — protein MRELRPYLKLFRQHWVMLFLGLVLTLCTLLAGLGLLSLSGWFLTACAVAGLNAASKDAFNYMTPAGAVRFFSIVRTASRWGDRVVSHDATFRVLTTLRIQFWNRIAPLSLHQLHTWRQGELLNRMVADIDALDNLYLRLITPVLAAVLIIISLFGFTLFFDVQLAILLGGTLLLLAVTVPLLFYRLGKQPGQALIVSQSHLREACTTYLANQADLLMFTADEQYRQTIEREEEKLFTAQQRMTAINGFASALMLGLLSLLVCVMLWLAASGVGAHTQADPLTALMVFFALASFEALQPLAGAFQYLSSTLTAARRLNQIMEATPAIQFGQDEQPATRGSLDIQALEFTYPNQSAAVINNLSLQLNPGEKVAILGPTGCGKSTLLSLLTREWSAIQGKILLDNRSITDFSDEALRASMSVVSQRVHIFSATLADNLRLAKPSASDEELQAVLNKVELDSLLSGDNLKESLRQWLGEGGRALSGGEQRRLSLARALLHDAPLLLLDEVTEGLDPATEQRIMQLILQHSRDKSVLMITHRLTGLPQMDRIALLENGQFRISGAHSELLQNDPYYQSLFYHLQDE, from the coding sequence ATGCGTGAGTTGCGTCCTTATCTGAAATTATTCCGGCAGCATTGGGTTATGTTGTTTCTGGGGTTAGTGTTAACCCTGTGTACCCTCCTCGCCGGACTTGGGCTGTTATCACTTTCCGGCTGGTTCTTAACGGCCTGTGCAGTTGCCGGCTTAAATGCAGCCAGTAAAGATGCGTTTAACTATATGACACCTGCCGGTGCGGTACGTTTTTTCTCGATTGTACGTACCGCCAGTCGCTGGGGCGATCGTGTTGTCAGCCATGATGCTACTTTCAGGGTTCTGACCACATTACGGATACAGTTCTGGAACAGGATCGCGCCATTATCACTGCATCAGTTACATACCTGGCGACAGGGTGAATTACTGAATCGCATGGTTGCGGATATTGATGCACTGGATAATCTCTATCTACGACTGATTACGCCCGTGCTGGCAGCTGTTTTGATTATTATCAGCCTGTTTGGCTTCACTTTATTCTTTGATGTACAACTGGCGATACTGCTGGGCGGAACCTTATTGCTGCTCGCAGTGACAGTCCCGTTACTGTTTTATCGTTTGGGAAAACAGCCTGGACAAGCGCTGATAGTCAGTCAAAGCCACCTGCGCGAAGCCTGTACAACTTATTTGGCCAATCAGGCTGATTTATTGATGTTTACTGCTGATGAGCAGTATCGTCAGACGATAGAACGAGAAGAAGAGAAATTATTCACGGCTCAGCAACGTATGACAGCCATTAATGGGTTTGCCAGTGCGCTGATGCTTGGCTTACTCAGTTTGCTGGTATGTGTCATGTTGTGGCTGGCTGCATCAGGTGTCGGGGCTCACACGCAGGCCGATCCGTTGACGGCATTAATGGTCTTCTTTGCACTGGCTTCTTTCGAAGCATTACAACCGCTGGCGGGTGCTTTTCAGTATTTATCCTCCACCCTTACTGCAGCACGACGTCTCAACCAGATTATGGAAGCAACTCCGGCGATACAGTTTGGTCAAGATGAGCAACCGGCGACCCGAGGCAGCCTTGATATTCAGGCACTGGAATTTACATATCCTAATCAGTCGGCAGCAGTCATTAATAATCTTTCGCTGCAACTCAATCCCGGTGAAAAAGTCGCCATTCTGGGTCCAACAGGATGTGGCAAATCAACACTATTGAGTTTACTGACCCGGGAATGGTCGGCAATACAAGGCAAAATATTACTGGATAACCGCTCAATTACTGATTTCAGTGATGAAGCCCTGCGAGCGTCCATGTCTGTGGTTAGTCAACGGGTTCATATATTCAGCGCTACACTGGCAGATAACTTACGTTTAGCTAAACCATCAGCCAGTGATGAAGAATTGCAGGCGGTGCTGAATAAAGTTGAACTGGATAGCTTGCTTAGTGGCGATAATCTCAAGGAAAGTTTGCGTCAGTGGCTCGGTGAAGGTGGCCGGGCATTATCCGGTGGTGAGCAACGGCGTTTATCGCTGGCGCGAGCGCTGTTACACGATGCGCCATTATTGTTACTGGATGAGGTCACTGAAGGATTAGATCCGGCAACTGAGCAGAGGATTATGCAATTGATCCTGCAGCACAGCAGGGATAAATCCGTACTGATGATCACGCACCGGTTAACTGGATTACCACAAATGGATCGAATTGCACTTCTTGAGAATGGTCAGTTCCGTATTTCGGGAGCACACAGTGAATTGCTGCAGAACGATCCTTATTATCAGAGTTTATTTTATCATCTGCAGGATGAATGA